From Falco naumanni isolate bFalNau1 chromosome 4, bFalNau1.pat, whole genome shotgun sequence:
AGTGCACAAACAGAGCAAAGCTCAAAAACTCCACCAAATGGCAGCAAGCTTAGCTCTGACTTCCAGGGCCTCAATACTATTTGCAGATCATTCTGTATCAAAGGGAAAGACTTCAGCTCTTGGCCTGGTTAAACACTCTCAAACCTGCATTATATGCTCAAGGACATTCAGCAGGAAGCCTAGGCCAAGTTCAGAGAGCTACGATGTGTTGGCAGTGCTTGACAAGAATGAAGCAGATGAGGAAACACAGTAAGCCTAGCCTTACCTTAGCAACTTGTGGAAAGAGGGAGACAGACTACactttttgaaagaatttgaTGTAGCCGTTCAAGAAATTTGTTAAGATTGTCTTTTCCAGCTGGTAAAAAAACTTCATCCTTGCTCATTTTCCCAGACTCTTATGTGTcagttgtcttttttgtttgtattgatGATCTCCAAAAACTGACTTGTATTAAGCAATGCTAAGAAGAGACTGAAGAAACAATTGCAGTGTCGGTAGTTTTTAAAACAGAGCCCTGATAAAAGACTGTATCAGTATTACACAGTATGGAAAGCAGGATTTCTGATAAACACACTGaaacacacaaagcaaaatacaacCAACATAGAAGTTTTACAGGAGAAATAATACAATCCACTTCTGATAAGAGTCAAAAAACTCACTAGCCATTCAAATTCAGGCTGTTCTTAGTCATTGCTGCTTCTAACTGGACCACAAACCTTTACACTGGTTGAGTAAGAGGGGCACAATCAGACAATGAGCTGAAAACTCACTTCACAAGTGACATCAATTTATGAAGCcacaaattcagatttttttttcttctcttttaattgCAAGTTATACATTACAAGAGAAGTAGAAATGAGGGTATGAGAAAGAAACACTGCTCTTCAGTTTAcctaattttttatttagtagTCATTTATGTAGTCAGCAGTACCATTTTCCAACATTTTCTTGTCCACATGGATCAATGAGGCAACAACAGGAAACACAAAATGACACTAAACTGGCAGGAACAACAGGAGCAGCACAAACAGTATTTCAAGATATACGTGTATTTGATGATACAGGCTGGAAAAAATTTATGATAACCTGGCAAATTACTTGGTGGTTTCTAAGGTTAGAAGTTCAGGTCAGCCGTTTCAGATGTTACTTCTAGTATTTTCTGGCCACCCATTTCTATGCATGTCTTTGGAAGCATTCACTACAGGAATTCTGCACACTGGTATCACAAAGATAAAAGTCTTGCTCAAATATTCAGTCTCAATCATTTATGAGGACACTTGAGAaattttttgttacttaaatactgtaaaattagCTTTGATTTAGATTCCTGCTGTTCACATgatgaaaagcagcatgaaCTTTGTGATACATATCTCATAAAACAGCTGCTTAAGCTAAGGAAAAGGTCCAATAGCCAAGACAGCACAGACCGTATTCTCCTTGCCTCTCCTGTCTCttgtgctccccagccccagcataTTGAATGAGACAAGGACAATATTAAAAGACTTCAAATGACTAAGGACACCTTCTGCCAAATTGGTCATCTGCATGTATCAGAGTGTCCCAGAGGCCAGCTGAACTAGAAAAGCCGTAGAAAAATCAATTCCATAGATTATAATGAATGCTGGGATAAAGTATCTTGCAGTAATTgccatcttttcttttgtgcaaaTTTGATTTCTCGTAAGaccatttttctttgtctccaAACCAACAGTAACAATTTATAAAATGCTGCATAAAACTACTAAGTAATACGACTGTTGataaacaaattactttttttaaaaaaaaaagcttctaagCTTTTTCCATGGAGAGAAGTATTTCAATATGGAAGGTGTTTTCCCATGTAGGAAAGGTTCAGTCCTAAATAAAAAAGTTCCCTGCAACTATACTGGCAAAAGCCAGCGTACAAGCTTCACTAAATTTTGTTCTGCCTTAAGAAGCAACTAACGCAGGTAGGACATTAATCAGCTTATTTTTGCCAAATCAATGCAAAAGTGTTACtcatctgtaaaagaaaatgcaagtcaCAGGAACTGCTGgtgcctcaaaaaaaaaaagtgtagccGTGTCAAACTGGttgtagaagaaaatgaaggagaaaggaTGCAAATGAGATATGGAAAATCCTAGAATAACATCCCAAACCAAAGCCTGAGGACAAGGACTTTCAAATTAAGACCATCACTACAGATATAAAAGAGGAGAGGGCAGAACCTCCAAACTGAGTACTTCCCACGTTTTGAAAAACTAACAGTTTCTATTCACAACAGATTAGTAGCACATTACTTATGATCTATCAAAGTGCAGCAGCACTGATGCATGGTGGAAAGGAAGATTATCAACTAGAAAATTTACTTCCCTGCTACCTTTTCAGCTTCACGTCATTTCACTAATGATCTGATTTGGGCTATGTGTTATGGTCTAGTAcccattaaattaatttcactttcaACTCTGggataaaaatcaaagtaacaAGAAATTTAATCAAACCATGCAGCATCAAACTTTCTTTATACTTCCCATTTTCAGAACTGACAATTatccaaaaaaaagaaagaaacacgCTAGTTAAAACTCTCTTTATCAAGCTGGAAGTAAACAGCTGTCTAAATACCTGCCTCTGACTAGAAATTTGAATTTAAATCTAAACATCAGACTGACAGTGCAAAGATGGTCAAAGACAAAAAGCCTTCAGCAGGCTGTAGCATCACCCACACCTTCACTGATAATTTCAGTGTCCCGTCCACAGCAGAGCAACAGAGCACTTAATCCTGTTCATTcctataaacaaaaaaaaaaaaaaaaaagaaaaaaaaaaggccaagaCCTAATGCTGAAAGTAAAGGCAGAGTAACACAATAATGTAGAATAGAGGGCAACAGCCCCTAAAGCCCAATGATTCAACACTCCTGCTAACTATTACTGTggattttttcctccaaatccAAATTATTACTGAAGGGGTAATAAGCAGAGGTGCCAAAGTCCTACAGGAACTCAATCCCACCGTCCTCACTACATACAATTACGTCTTAGGAATATCTTTTTCCACCAAAGTTCAGTTACTCTATTAAAATACGCTCCCATTTCATACTGTGTATTCAACTTGGTAGCTCTTTTGGACTTTTTTCACAGCATTGACTCCACCTCAATAGATTCTCCTGGACAACTACTTCTTTTTGCCCAgacttacaaaatattttttcctcctactgTGATCATTCAAAATTCAGGTTGCTTATATGAAAAGGAAACCAATTCTCAGAAAGAATCATGCCATTTCTTTCCAATAGGTTGAAATTTCTCCCAACACCAGGAGGGTGATCccacttttaaaagaaattatgtgaCTGCTTTACAAACTGCAACACCAAGCAAGGAATTACATTTCAGTAACAAGAGAGCAGGAAGTAAGCTGGAAGCTGAACACATTTTCTCAGAGGAGTTCAAATTATATAAACAATGCTCAACCCACTACCTGGTTACACCAGACATATACATAGGTTACACCTACCTATCTGTAGAAACAAATCAGATTTAGTTTTACTCAGCTTAAAGCTAACCTAcattataaaaattaagaatttttcaTCAATCCACTCTTCAAAATTATAAGATTCTCAATGTATCTTCTCCCAcaactattattttatttcttcatttatacCATGTCtgccatttaatttttaacacaTACTTTTACACAGGGACAGCACAAACCTAAATTTTCAAATCCAAATGGCAGAAGAAGACAGAAGCTAAGGATGTCGTATTGATAGCCATGTGCTAGTACCTCAATCTGCTCTAAACTCAATTTACAGCCTTTGTAAGTAGCCACAATGGCTAACCAAGGAAAAGGTCCACAGCTTTTATGAATCACCTTTACATTTGATACCTGTGAGGTTCCAATTCTATATTCTTCTCATGACACTTCCACTAGAGACAGTAATAACTACCTTTAATCTGTTGTCTTCTgtcaggaaaacataaaaataaagctacatTTCATCACGCTATTTGTGAAGATGGAAGTTTTTGGACTCCCAAAGCCCTTGCATCAACCATATCTGAATGATGAATACTGACAGAAATTCTTAACATAACTGTATTCATCAGCTATAGTTTCACATCTTTATTGTCTAACTGCAGCAACCTCTCCCATACCACTTCCATCCTTCCATTCTTGAGAAGTCTGTTAAATAATTTAAGTAACGCTTTCTAATTCTTTGTagcaaagaagtatttttttctacaccTTGCTGTTTGTTGGCACTATTGTATCATCTATTATCTTCAGCTAATCAATTTAGTTTTGCATAATATATTTGCAAGTGACATTACATACTGGGGATGATTTTAAGCAAGTAATAACATGGATAAATCAATTTAAGTGAACACATTACTGAGCTTACACACCTGccattcttttcactgaagcaCTAATCTGAGTTTCCTCCTTCTGCCTGGACACTCTCTTTCATGAACTCATACAATTACCTTTAAGGCATGCACTCTGCATCAAATTTGGCTGAACTAATTAATGAGTTCAAAAATTATCATAGGTGATGTCAAAAGATTGTGTACCAGGCCAATGAAAGaccataacaaaaaaaacaaacaaaaaaaggtggTATTTGGAGGTACGGTGATGCACCATTAAGAAGCCCAGAACTGCAACACTATAAAAAGCCAGGCAGCTTGGATATGTACTCAACAACTTCAGATTAGGAATCACGAGTGCAAATTATTTAGCTGAAAAATCCAAAACAATTAATCGAAGGTAACATTAACAGTAGAAACCAGCAAATACCAAGCTCCCTTTGGCTatacaaagcaagaaattaGGAGTTTGAAATTCACCTGATTCATTTGACTTTAAGGCCTCTTTGATTtgctgtttaattttcattgcttcttCAGCAGTCAAGTCCCCTTTTTTCAGTGTCACCACTTGAGGCTGCTCATCTTCATTGTCACTGCCATTCTCACTATCATCATCTGCAACTGGAAGCTGCTCTCTCTagagagggagaaataaaagaaattgtgaTCATCACACCAAATCACAGCTGCCAAGGGTGGGCTACTTCTTTGGGTTTCACTTTTGCCATGAGGTTAGCGAGCAGACACCTGTAAGTGCCAGGCCCTCCCAACACACTTTGTCCAAATGACACTCCAATTCTATTGCTAAGACAGCATcccctaggaaaaaaacacagtatgGGCTCTTTCAATTAGAGACCAAAAGAGCAGGAACTTCAAGATAAGGAAGTAattccttttgttctttatcGTTACTGTACAACACTGTACGCCATGCAACACTAAGAAAATCTTAAATACGTGGCTCCAGATTTGATCCTTCTATGCTGTACTCAAAACAGTGCAAAGAGAAAGGGAGTCCATGGTGGCTTTGTTATTACAGCTGCCCAAGCAAATCACTGTAAGCATTACCGACACAAGAGTGTCCCTGTTTCCACTCTCTCAAATTTGTGCTCCGAGTCAGAAAAATCAGTTGGGGTGAAATTTTATGCAATTTTATGAAAATCAAACTTTCTGACATGGGAACTTCAGTCCAACAACATAGCGTTTGGCAGTATTAAAGGAACTGAAAACTTCATCAGAAAAGTATAGGTAGTATTACCATAATCCATTGAATTTACCAAGATATAGACAAAATGCAATCTTCTTTCTTTGGGAAAGTTTGTACTAACTTCACTAATGGCATAATTTTATCATAAATTCTAGCtcatcagaattttctttttttaacaaatccTTGTAACTATTACTTTACTGACCAGTCTGGAGAGATTAGGTGATAATGGCCTCTTCAGCTTAAGATCCACAATATACTAGAatttaaccttaaaaaaaaacccaaacaaaaaaaaaaatccaaaaaaaaggcaaatggagCAAGTGGTGAAAGACAATACACTGATTTTTTGTGATCAAAGGTATTTTCACAAATAACTTGTATACCCACAGTGGCATGATTCAAAACAAGGCCATAACAATGAGCCACTGGTGGGGGACTTTTGCCAGGTTGTTTTTCAGCTGCGTGCAGGTCACGGTAGGATCATCCAAACATTTGTGCAAGTACAACTACAGTGCAAATTTAAACCTCCTCCGtcatcaaaaagaaacaaggacTTTGGATGTATTACAGTAATGACAGGCCTCTTTCTTAAGGCATCTTGTAAATCCATGGCTAGCAGGAAACACATGCAAAAGCACACTGTAAACATAAAAAACCAGTaccctcccccaaaaaaaggcTGCCTTTTCACAAGCTGGTTCAAAGCCTACTGCCCCTGTCCTGCCTTCCTAGCCACCACACGTGAGCACCTGTCTGCTCACCTATACCAAGATTACGTGTAACTCCCTTccaatacatttttgtttactattaaacacttttctttctcctgcctgGGCTTTGTAGGCCTGGGACATCACTgctctttccctgctgcctccccagaCCGCTCGGGAGCTGACAGAGCAGCCGGGCACCACGGTCACTGCGGCTGCAATTATCACAAGCAGCAATGGGGAGGCGCACTCCAATTTGTTGTTTTGAATGCCCAACACCGAAGCAAAAACAAGTTACAAACATAGTTTCAGTTAATTTTAAGCGGTAACTACTGTCCCCCCGCCACCCTACGGGGACAAAGCCCTGCAGCGCTGCTTCCCCACCGCCCTTGCTTTAGGCCTGAGGGGGTGCACCGTGGCACTAGAGGCCCCTTGAAGCGGGcgctgccccttcccaccccgGGAAGCCCGGCCGCAGGCGCAGGCAGCAAGGCCGGGGCTGGAGCCCACGGGCAGGGGGCCGAaggcggcccggggcggggagggctGCACTGCCCGAGCGCGGGGCCAGGCCGTTACCTTGGTTTCCACCGTGGGCCCCTCCCGATACCCGACCTGCCGCTTGAAGCGGCTGAGAAAGGCGGGCTCGGCCGGCCGCACGTAGGAGACCTGGTTCCGTTTGCTCATGGCCGCTGCCCGCGCCccggccgcgccccgccccgcccccgccagcctCCCCGCCCGCTTCCGGGCCGAGTGGGCGGCAGAGGACGGCGGCCGCGGTGGGACAGAACAAGGGCGGCCTCCGCGGCTTCACAGCTCCGCCGTCACGTGCGGGGGCCGAGGCACTTGCAGCCAATGGCGGGAGAGAAGGCGGAGCGGGGAAGGGCGGATGTGGAGTGAAATGGCCGCGCCCGTGCTGGCGTTGGGGGGTGTGACGTGTGACGTTGTCCGTGGCTCTTCGCGCTAAATTCAAACATTCCGCCATTTTGGGAGGCAGTGGGTGGagaggtgctggggctggcgaGCGCCATGGCCCCCGGTATTAGAGGTGAGGAGGGCCGGCGTGGCCGTGGGGCgttttcctgctgtgcaggAAGCTGGTGGGGGCCGGGGCAGCTCGGTGAGGAGGCTCTGCCCTGCGGGGCGGGCCGCCTCCGGTGGGCATCGCCACGGGGCGAGAGCTAACGGTGTGCGGGCTCGCTGCGGGCCGGTGCCCTGGGGCTGCGGTGCTGGAGGCCGCGCAGGGCAGCCGGCTGCCCCCCgacggggctggggcagggagcgcgcccccccgccccgctcccggcggCACCCCTGGCCCCGGTATCCCCAGGGGCTTCTCGCGGCTGGCAGGCGTGAGCAGCCCTCCCGAGCGGCAGGGCTTTACAAAAGCCTCTTGCTCTCAGCCGTCCCGCCTTTATCAGTTCGTCTTCCGTAATTTTATCGAACTTTAACTAGCTGTGGTGGTTGTAACTGTCGTCTTTTGCGAGTTAACAGCCCTTTAAAATGGGAGCTAAAGGATGGTTAGCCGGGAGTCTGTCACTTCCCAAGGTACAGGCTGTGCAAGTACCTATCGGTCTgatttcagctgtaaaatgtGCAGCTTTTCTTGTCCCGGGTCGTTTTGATACCGTTGTGCATTTAAAGACTGAATTAGGAGCTAGCACATTTCTCAGATGTTATTGTGTGAATCAAAGCAGGTAGGGCTGCATAGCAGCAGCAGGGTATTCGTGTAGTGTGAATGTAAATGAAGTTAGTACCTGTGCACATCTTTATGGCCTAAAAGAGGTACTCCTATGATGAAACCTGTGCGCTTTTAGAGACTTTATAAGGTATTTATTATTGGAATATTTTGGTAAATAATCTTTCACtgtcattttacttttaaaatttgattacattagttattatttttactaaCTTATGTGAAATAATTTCACGTCACATTCACCCTTAAGTAAAAAATAAGTTGCAGTATCTACCTGTGGGGTAGTATGTGCCATCTCCTTGAAATGTGAAGCTGTGCAAAACGATGCTCATACATATAGGAGAGTTTTATGCATTACTAAGTGCTCGATATTGCTTCGTGAAAGTAATATAGCGCCTCGGTTGTGCATGTTTAGGAAACTGTGGCTTTTCAGTCCTATCTGTGAAACTATTTCATGCTGTATTGTTTTATCTGCAGTGAGTTAAcaggtttttaaatataatgggaatatataatgaaatataaatatatattcatagAGATACTGTATAGTATGCTATATATAATATGGATATTATATATAGTATTTAAAATCATACGCATGTCATATactttatatttatattaaagatTATGCAATTATAATATATAActatatttataatattatatgtgtattttaaatttatttatataaacatatgTTTATGTTCCTAATCCTCTAAAACACTTGGAAAACCTTATATATGTTAATTTCAGAGACTACTCATTGCACATACATTTACAAGGGGGTGTGTGCTCACATTGCAGGACTGCAGCTTTATCATTGCAAGAAACAGCAGACTTGCTGCCAAAGGAACATAGTTACTAAATGTTTTTGTGCCATTCTGATTCACGCATAAAACTGATAGTTACAAGACTCTCCATTTATCTCCCTCAGTACTGCttacagtattttctatttaaatggGGTTTTTGAGCCATAATTTtatcatgtttattttttgtgtgtttcacTTCTATTTTTTAGATTTACGTGACTCTGCATTACCTTTGTTGAATTCGCCCAGGTAAAGTAGTATTGACTGGTTCTCATATGTGAAGAATCACATTGCAAAAAGATTGCAAACAAAACCTTGTATATCTTTGTGAATTAatgtaaaagttttttctttcagtatttcactGCACAAGATTATtgcctttctctcccttccttaaAAGTTTTCTAAAAAATGTTCTATTAATAAAAGTGTTGTTCTGAAGTATCAAGTTCCTTTTGGAATGCTGCCATGTAGTAAATTCTCATTTGTCCACTAACTCTGCAGCTGGACTCTAGAA
This genomic window contains:
- the KIAA1143 gene encoding uncharacterized protein KIAA1143 homolog isoform X7, translated to MSKRNQVSYVRPAEPAFLSRFKRQVGYREGPTVETKREQLPVADDDSENGSDNEDEQPQVVTLKKGDLTAEEAMKIKQQIKEALKSNESDGEPEPVDGKIMFRKPAKRSSEKFLDFNAPLL
- the KIAA1143 gene encoding uncharacterized protein KIAA1143 homolog isoform X4, producing the protein MSKRNQVSYVRPAEPAFLSRFKRQVGYREGPTVETKREQLPVADDDSENGSDNEDEQPQVVTLKKGDLTAEEAMKIKQQIKEALKSNESDGEPEPVDGKIMFRKPAKRSSEKFLDFNGTAFTFS
- the KIAA1143 gene encoding uncharacterized protein KIAA1143 homolog isoform X5; its protein translation is MSKRNQVSYVRPAEPAFLSRFKRQVGYREGPTVETKREQLPVADDDSENGSDNEDEQPQVVTLKKGDLTAEEAMKIKQQIKEALKSNESDGEPEPVDGKIMFRKPAKRSSEKFLDFNLRCRHH
- the KIAA1143 gene encoding uncharacterized protein KIAA1143 homolog isoform X1, with the translated sequence MSKRNQVSYVRPAEPAFLSRFKRQVGYREGPTVETKREQLPVADDDSENGSDNEDEQPQVVTLKKGDLTAEEAMKIKQQIKEALKSNESDGEPEPVDGKIMFRKPAKRSSEKFLDFNNPGTEANMSPSKSSCREGRGLFTAPPEQNQREHLPCETVSHIQ
- the KIAA1143 gene encoding uncharacterized protein KIAA1143 homolog isoform X3 yields the protein MSKRNQVSYVRPAEPAFLSRFKRQVGYREGPTVETKREQLPVADDDSENGSDNEDEQPQVVTLKKGDLTAEEAMKIKQQIKEALKSNESDGEPEPVDGKIMFRKPAKRSSEKFLDFNADHIHRSCGYCMWFAIEDFP
- the KIAA1143 gene encoding uncharacterized protein KIAA1143 homolog isoform X2, which gives rise to MSKRNQVSYVRPAEPAFLSRFKRQVGYREGPTVETKREQLPVADDDSENGSDNEDEQPQVVTLKKGDLTAEEAMKIKQQIKEALKSNESDGEPEPVDGKIMFRKPAKRSSEKFLDFNVSSSKKMKEAKKTKREAATQSTAKQIKNSSLLSFDDEENDD
- the KIAA1143 gene encoding uncharacterized protein KIAA1143 homolog isoform X6, encoding MSKRNQVSYVRPAEPAFLSRFKRQVGYREGPTVETKREQLPVADDDSENGSDNEDEQPQVVTLKKGDLTAEEAMKIKQQIKEALKSNESDGEPEPVDGKIMFRKPAKRSSEKFLDFNKWIDV